Within Bacillus sp. FJAT-45350, the genomic segment CGTAGAGAAAATCATGGCAAATGAACTACCTTGGCTTGAAAAATACGATGTTCCAATCGTAGCGAATGTAGCTGGTTCTGAAATGGAAGATTATATAGAGGTAGCAGAAAGGGTGTCAAAAGCACCAAATGTTACGGCGTTAGAACTTAATATTTCTTGTCCGAATGTTAAAAAGGGTGGAATTGCCTTCGGCACGATGCCTGAGGTAGCAGCTGAGTTAACGAAAAAGGTAAAGGATGCTTCTTCCGTTCCTGTCTATGTGAAGCTTTCACCAAATGTATCTGATATTGTCGCTATGGCAAAAGCTGTTGAAGCTGCAGGTGCGGATGGACTATCAATGATTAACACATTACTGGGTATGAGAATTGATTTAAAAACAAGAAAGCCAATCCTAGCAAATGGGGCAGGAGGGTTATCTGGTCCCGCAATTAAACCAGTAGCCATTCGAATGATTCATCAAGTAAGCCAAGCTGTTTCGATTCCGATTATTGGAATGGGTGGGATTCAAACGGCTGAAGACGTAATTGAGT encodes:
- a CDS encoding dihydroorotate dehydrogenase, producing MSRLAIELPGLSMKNPIMPASGCFGFGKEYAEYFDLSKLGAIAVKASTIEPRYGNPTPRVAETSAGMLNAIGLQNPGVEKIMANELPWLEKYDVPIVANVAGSEMEDYIEVAERVSKAPNVTALELNISCPNVKKGGIAFGTMPEVAAELTKKVKDASSVPVYVKLSPNVSDIVAMAKAVEAAGADGLSMINTLLGMRIDLKTRKPILANGAGGLSGPAIKPVAIRMIHQVSQAVSIPIIGMGGIQTAEDVIEFFLAGASAVAVGTANFVDPFICPTIIEELPTLLDEMKVEHISELTGGSWKE